From a single Populus nigra chromosome 18, ddPopNigr1.1, whole genome shotgun sequence genomic region:
- the LOC133677827 gene encoding ERAD-associated E3 ubiquitin-protein ligase component HRD3A-like: MQRHILTLSLLIFSLLPLSLLARQYFLILSQEDLKDIPSSPTTTSSDVDPNESPPEWDEFGDSDSKPEHELDPGSWRPIFEPDATTSSTSASKLDPEMEQYYSAVEKMFSAVSDSEVRVVEEAVAEIEELATVKGNSHAQSVLGFLYGLGQIKERDKAKAFLYHHFAADGGSLQSKSALAYTYYRQQMYENAVKLYAELAEVAVNSFLISKDSPVIEPVRIHNGAEENKEALRKSRGEDDDVFQILEYQAQKGNAGAMFKIGYFHYFGLRGLRRDHAKALAWFSKAVEKGEPRSMELLGEIYARGAGVERNYTKALEWLTLAAKQQLYSAYNGMGYLYVKGYGVQKKNYSKAKEYFERAADHEDAGGHYNLGVMHLKGIGVKRDVRLACQYFIVAANAGQPKAFYQLAKMFHMGVGLKKNLPMATALYKLVAERGPWNSLSRWALESYLKGDVGKAFLLYSRMAELGYEIAQSNAAWILDKYAEGSMCMGESGFCTDSERHQRAHFLWWQASEQGNEHAALLIGDAYYYGRGTERDYERAAEAYMHAKSQSNAQAMFNLGYMHEHGQGLPLDLHLAKRYYDQALEIDPAAKLPVTLALASLWIRKNYADSFMVHVIDSLPGVYPKIKAWVENIILEEGNAAILTLFVCLLTVLYFRERQRRNAAVEVGIQDQHIHHAPAALN; encoded by the exons atgcagaGACACATACTCACACTCTCTCTtctaattttctctctcctcccacTCTCTCTCCTCGCCCGCCAGTACTTTCTCATCCTCTCTCAAGAAGACCTCAAAGACATCCCTTCCTCCCCAACCACTACCTCCTCCGATGTGGACCCCAATGAGTCTCCACCCGAGTGGGACGAGTTCGGCGACTCTGACTCCAAACCCGAACACGAACTCGACCCTGGCTCCTGGCGCCCGATCTTCGAACCCGACGCCACCACATCCTCCACCTCTGCATCGAAACTCGATCCGGAGATGGAGCAGTACTACTCCGCCGTGGAGAAGATGTTTTCGGCTGTGAGTGACAGTGAGGTTAGGGTTGTGGAGGAAGCAGTGGCGGAAATTGAGGAATTGGCGACGGTGAAGGGGAATTCCCATGCCCAAtcggttttagggtttttgtatGGATTAGGGCAAATTAAAGAGAGGGATAAAGCTAAGGCTTTTTTGTATCATCACTTTGCAGCCGATGGAGGCAGTTTGCAGTCTAAATCAGCTCTTGCCTACACGTATTACCGGCAGCAG ATGTATGAAAATGCGGTTAAATTATATGCGGAATTAGCAGAAGTAGCAGTAAATAGTTTTTTGATTTCGAAGGATTCCCCGGTGATTGAACCGGTTAGGATACATAATGGGGCCGAGGAGAATAAAGAGGCTTTGAGGAAATCACGAGGGGAGGATGACGATGTGTTCCAGATTTTGGAATATCAAGCTCAAAAGGGGAATGCGGGAGCAATGTTTAAAATTGGGTATTTTCACTACTTTGGATTGAGAGGATTGAGGCGTGATCATGCCAAAGCTTTGGCATGGTTTTCGAAGGCTGTAGAGAAAGGGGAACCCAGGTCAATGGAACTTCTTGGTGAAATATATGCCCGGGGAGCTGGAGTTGAGAGGAACTATACTAAAGCGCTTGAATGGCTTACACTTGCTGCAAAACAGCAGCTTTATTCGGCTTATAATGGCATGGGGTATTTGTATGTCAAGGGTTATGGAGTGCAAAAGAAGAACTACAGTAAA GCAAAAGAATACTTTGAGAGGGCTGCTGACCATGAAGATGCTGGTGGGCACTATAACCTTGGAGTAATGCATCTTAAAGGGATTGGAGTAAAGAGAGATGTAAGGTTGGCTTGCCAGTATTTTATAGTAGCTGCTAACGCAGGTCAACCAAAGGCATTTTACCAGCTGGCAAAGATGTTTCATATGGGGGTGGGGCTTAAAAAGAATCTTCCTATG GCTACTGCGTTATACAAACTAGTAGCAGAACGGGGCCCGTGGAACTCCTTGTCTAGATGGGCATTGGAGTCATACCTAAAAGGTGATGTGGGCAAAGCATTCCTGTTGTATTCAAGGATGGCTGAGCTGGGCTATGAAATTGCACAAAGTAATGCTGCATGGATTCTTGACAAATATGCAGAGGGTAGCATGTGTATGGGGGAATCTGGTTTTTGTACAGACTCGGAAAGACACCAGCGTGCCCATTTTTTGTGGTGGCAAGCTTCAGAACAGGGCAATGAACATGCTGCTTTGCTTATTGGCGATGCATATTACTATGGTAGG GGTACTGAGAGGGATTATGAACGAGCGGCAGAGGCTTACATGCATGCCAAATCGCAATCTAATGCGCAAGCTATGTTCAATCTTGGTTACATGCATGAACATGGTCAAGGACTTCCACTCGACCTTCATCTTGCTAAGCGTTACTATGACCAAGCTCTTGAGATCGATCCTGCAGCAAAGTTACCTGTCACACTAGCCCTCGCAAGCTTGTGGATAAGAAAGAACTATGCAGACAGTTTCATG GTACATGTAATTGATTCATTGCCTGGAGTCTATCCAAAAATCAAAGCATGGGTGGAGAATATTATCCTGGAAGAAGGAAATGCAGCAATACTTACTCTTTTTGTCTGTCTGCTTACGGTTCTCTATTTTCGTGAACGGCAACGAAGGAATGCTGCTGTTGAGGTTGGCATACAAGACCAACATATCCATCATGCACCTGCTGCACTCAATTAG
- the LOC133677828 gene encoding protection of telomeres protein 1b-like isoform X1, whose product MGERDDYKFLKIKDAISAINQKVNLIGVVIELGFPKTTRGTDYFCSVKIVDESYPKPGIPVNFFMAHMENLPSVGSPGDIIQLSRVVMKTHNDGVYALFNKKFSSFALYEGKNGEDFLPYQCSLFRPRDHDSKFIAGMRKWLVDFHVDEGVNTFSFLREMREGQHANLVCKILHVCEIAKNEWMVLVWDGTDSPPISINTNPEHKMDEQLPLQLEPSPPLSRDLLRTFPTVGTILRVIIDKVNQKHVLHLLNTGEWVKFISILCEVHAGLWCGVLTPFTKLRYLSNEDHFVLACQRSYNERLSLKLGRIPYWCFPWCSQITEVDYDHMPFVTLMDVLTYSEATARFKCIIRVVAAFPWRAEDFSHHGTYRIRLTIEDPTARIHAFIYAEDGEKFFDGNPSIDVLTRKRDKLLGVAANNDGKGTNPASRNPPWVQCCLKSYYLDKNDIWGSRQYRIFGTKLAD is encoded by the exons atgGGAGAGAGAGACGACTACAAGTTTCTGAAAATAAAAGACGCCATTTCTGCAATCAACCAGAAAGTCAATCTAATCGGCGTTGTTATCGAGCTCGGTTTCCCCAAAACCACCCGAGGAACCG ATTATTTTTGTTCAGTGAAAATAGTTGATGAATCATACCCGAAGCCTGGAATTCCGGTCAACTTTTTCATGGCACATATGGAAAATCTGCCTAGTGTTGGGTCGCCTGGAGATATAATTCAACTTTCTCGTGTCGTG atgAAAACTCACAACGATGGTGTCTATgctcttttcaataaaaaattttcttcttttgcgtTATATGAAGGAAAAAATGGTGAAGACTTCCTACCTTATCAATGCTCATTATTTCGTCCAAGAGACCATGACTCGAAGTTTATAGCAGGCATGAGAAAATGGTTGGTTGACTTTCATGTTGATGAAG GAGTAAATACTTTCTCCTTCCTGAGAGAGATGAGGGAAGGACAGCATGCTAATTTGGTTTGCAAG ATACTTCATGTTTGTGAGATTGCCAAGAATGAGTGGATGGTGCTTGTTTGGGATGGAACAGATTCTCCACCAATCAGCATTAATACAAA TCCAGAGCACAAAATGGATGAACAACTTCCTTTACAGTTGGAACCCTCGCCTCCTTTGTCTAGAGATTTATTACGTACATTTCCTACTGTTGGAACGATATTACGGGTAATCATCGACAAAGTCAATCAGAAGCATGTTCTCCACCTGCTCAATACAGGTGAATGGGTAAAGTTCATCAGCATACTCTGTGAAGTGCATGCAGGACTGTGGTGTGGTGTGTTGACACCTTTCACAAAGCTTAGATATTTGTCAAATGAGGACCATTTCGTCTTAGCGTGCCAAAG GTCATACAATGAGCGTTTGTCGCTGAAATTAGGGCGCATCCCATATTGGTGCTTTCCATGGTGTTCACAAATTACAG AGGTTGACTATGACCACATGCCATTTGTTACGTTAATGGATGTTCTCACCTATTCAGAG GCAACTGCTAGATTCAAGTGCATAATTAGAGTAGTGGCTGCATTTCCATGGCGTGCTGAGGACTTCTCTCATCATGGGACGTACAGAATTAGACTAACCATAGAGGATCCAACTGCCAGAATTCATGCTTTCATCTATGCTGAAGATGGG GAGAAATTTTTTGATGGTAACCCGTCGATTGATGTGCTGACAAGGAAGCGAGACAAATTGCTTGGAGTGGCTGCAAATAATGATGGCAAAGGAACCAATCCCGCGTCCAGAAATCCACCATGGGTGCAGTGTTGCTTGAAATCCTATTACCTAGACAAAAATGACATTTGGGGAAGTAGGCAATATAGAATTTTCGGTACCAAGCTTGCGGATTAA
- the LOC133677828 gene encoding protection of telomeres protein 1b-like isoform X2 codes for MAHMENLPSVGSPGDIIQLSRVVMKTHNDGVYALFNKKFSSFALYEGKNGEDFLPYQCSLFRPRDHDSKFIAGMRKWLVDFHVDEGVNTFSFLREMREGQHANLVCKILHVCEIAKNEWMVLVWDGTDSPPISINTNPEHKMDEQLPLQLEPSPPLSRDLLRTFPTVGTILRVIIDKVNQKHVLHLLNTGEWVKFISILCEVHAGLWCGVLTPFTKLRYLSNEDHFVLACQRSYNERLSLKLGRIPYWCFPWCSQITEVDYDHMPFVTLMDVLTYSEATARFKCIIRVVAAFPWRAEDFSHHGTYRIRLTIEDPTARIHAFIYAEDGEKFFDGNPSIDVLTRKRDKLLGVAANNDGKGTNPASRNPPWVQCCLKSYYLDKNDIWGSRQYRIFGTKLAD; via the exons ATGGCACATATGGAAAATCTGCCTAGTGTTGGGTCGCCTGGAGATATAATTCAACTTTCTCGTGTCGTG atgAAAACTCACAACGATGGTGTCTATgctcttttcaataaaaaattttcttcttttgcgtTATATGAAGGAAAAAATGGTGAAGACTTCCTACCTTATCAATGCTCATTATTTCGTCCAAGAGACCATGACTCGAAGTTTATAGCAGGCATGAGAAAATGGTTGGTTGACTTTCATGTTGATGAAG GAGTAAATACTTTCTCCTTCCTGAGAGAGATGAGGGAAGGACAGCATGCTAATTTGGTTTGCAAG ATACTTCATGTTTGTGAGATTGCCAAGAATGAGTGGATGGTGCTTGTTTGGGATGGAACAGATTCTCCACCAATCAGCATTAATACAAA TCCAGAGCACAAAATGGATGAACAACTTCCTTTACAGTTGGAACCCTCGCCTCCTTTGTCTAGAGATTTATTACGTACATTTCCTACTGTTGGAACGATATTACGGGTAATCATCGACAAAGTCAATCAGAAGCATGTTCTCCACCTGCTCAATACAGGTGAATGGGTAAAGTTCATCAGCATACTCTGTGAAGTGCATGCAGGACTGTGGTGTGGTGTGTTGACACCTTTCACAAAGCTTAGATATTTGTCAAATGAGGACCATTTCGTCTTAGCGTGCCAAAG GTCATACAATGAGCGTTTGTCGCTGAAATTAGGGCGCATCCCATATTGGTGCTTTCCATGGTGTTCACAAATTACAG AGGTTGACTATGACCACATGCCATTTGTTACGTTAATGGATGTTCTCACCTATTCAGAG GCAACTGCTAGATTCAAGTGCATAATTAGAGTAGTGGCTGCATTTCCATGGCGTGCTGAGGACTTCTCTCATCATGGGACGTACAGAATTAGACTAACCATAGAGGATCCAACTGCCAGAATTCATGCTTTCATCTATGCTGAAGATGGG GAGAAATTTTTTGATGGTAACCCGTCGATTGATGTGCTGACAAGGAAGCGAGACAAATTGCTTGGAGTGGCTGCAAATAATGATGGCAAAGGAACCAATCCCGCGTCCAGAAATCCACCATGGGTGCAGTGTTGCTTGAAATCCTATTACCTAGACAAAAATGACATTTGGGGAAGTAGGCAATATAGAATTTTCGGTACCAAGCTTGCGGATTAA
- the LOC133677935 gene encoding uncharacterized protein LOC133677935 — protein sequence MSSASKFVNFGTSLFLRTTNNGHHHKTISFKPLPSLQFHLYCSSSTAATATATATTDDDIMETLNSLQQENKQKQHPWPEWVTFVDKLKTRGYFMETSEDDNIIAYTDMNQLRDGCLSFARDRYDVLKSLSIPDIQTVVESGCPNILRKVVNSAKRMRAYVQKDEGDACSACIHRGCCDRAYVILKSKEAEGRTIDIVRVLMFHALDPLVISEGEKSPGSELSEASARKLLSELVELSETPHDPALPKHTPKTPDKKERVVNFTGGILRENVEMKKGDWICTKCNFMNFTKNKRCRKCGEQSAKKDGDDSIEVKKGDWICSECNFMNFAKNKRCRKCGEQSAKKDGVDSFEVKKGDWTCSECNFMNFAKNKRCRKCGEQSAKKDGDDSIEVKKGDWICSECEFLNFSRNIKCLKCKADGPERVFVDNVEMKRGDWNCTKCGFMNFASNKTCLRCLDPRPERDTGEWNCPSCDFLNFTKNKVCLKCNCDRPKRMGGEWHCPSCDFMNFSRNAVCLKCDCKRPREAITEYEEQIWKSPY from the exons ATGTCATCAGCGTCTAAATTCGTAAACTTTGGCACTTCGCTCTTCCTTCGTACAACTAATAATGGCCATCACCACAAAACCATCTCCTTTAAACCCCTCCCTTCCCTCCAATTCCACCTCTACTGTTCTTCCTCCACTGCAGCCACAGCCACAGCCACAGCCACCACAGATGATGATATCATGGAAACCTTGAACTCCcttcaacaagaaaataaacaaaaacagcaTCCATGGCCTGAGTGGGTGACTTTTGTTGATAAATTGAAGACCAGGGGTTACTTCATGGAAACTTCAGAGGATGACAATATTATTGCTTACACTGATATGAATCAGTTAAGGGATGGTTGTCTTAGCTTTGCTCGTGACAGATATGATGTTCTCAA ATCATTGTCTATACCTGATATTCAAACAGTTGTGGAGAGTGGATGTCCTAATATTCTTCGAAAAGTTGTAAATTCAGCTAAAAGAATGAGAGCTTACGTGCAAAAGGATGAAGGGGAT GCTTGTAGTGCTTGTATTCATCGGGGTTGTTGTGATAGAGCTTATGTGATACTAAAGAGTAAGGAAGCAGAGGGTCGTACCATAGACATAGTGCGGGTCTTAATGTTCCATGCACTGGATCCCCTTGTTATTTCAGAAGGAGAGAAATCTCCTGGTAGTGAGCTTAGTGAAGCGTCTGCAAGGAAGCTGCTTTCTGAGTTGGTTGAATTGAGTGAGACACCCCATGATCCTGCACTACCAAAGCATACTCCCAAAACCCCCGATAAGAAGGAGCGAGTTGTGAATTTCACGGGTGGCATACTGCGTGAGAATGTTGAAATGAAGAAAGGAGATTGGATATGTACCAA ATGCAACTTTATGAACttcactaaaaataaaagatgccGAAAATGTGGTGAACAAAGTGCAAAGAAGGATGGTGATGACTCTATTGAAGTTAAGAAAGGAGATTGGATATGCTCTGA ATGCAACTTTATGAACTTcgctaaaaataaaagatgccGAAAATGTGGTGAACAAAGTGCAAAGAAGGATGGTGTTGACTCTTTTGAAGTTAAGAAAGGAGATTGGACATGCTCCGA ATGTAACTTTATGAACTTcgctaaaaataaaaggtgtcgAAAATGTGGTGAACAAAGTGCAAAGAAGGATGGTGATGACTCTATTGAAGTTAAGAAAGGAGATTGGATATGCTCCGA GtgtgaattcttgaatttttctaGAAATATAAAATGCCTTAAGTGCAAAGCAGATGGCCCAGAGAGGGTCTTCGTAGATAATGTGGAAATGAAGAGGGGGGATTGGAATTGTACCAA GTGTGGGTTCATGAATTTTGCTAGCAATAAGACATGTTTGCGTTGTCTAGATCCACGCCCTGAAAGAGACACTGGAGAGTGGAACTGCCCATC GTGTGACTTCTTAAATTTCACTAAGAATAAAGTCTGCCTAAAGTGCAATTGTGACCGCCCCAAAAGAATGGGTGGAGAGTGGCACTGCCCATC GTGTGACTTCATGAATTTCAGTAGGAATGCAGTCTGCCTAAAGTGCGATTGTAAGCGCCCCAGAGAAGCGATAACCGAGTATGAAGAACAGATTTGGAAAAGCCCTTATTAA